In a single window of the Papaver somniferum cultivar HN1 chromosome 8, ASM357369v1, whole genome shotgun sequence genome:
- the LOC113304148 gene encoding aspartyl protease family protein 2-like — protein sequence MMMIYCFPLVLISLTIIVSQCNGFALESSSESKKVFTFTIEPIKMKPSTLAYFQKNPEIYYGLLCDRDNARMNYLVGVGTSMNTSQGGNDIVFKPVSPKTELGWSFSVLVPIGKPLQIQPLLLDTGSGMTWFMCQPDCVRCHPVRQGDTIYPIYDQTKSDTDLRVDCGNEDCESRYSSCVDDDHLWCKFRIDYADNDYAKGDLIYDMLVLGGRENMYPMGCSRDTTYNNPSTSGILGLAQGSLSLAERIIRNYKDLSVFSYCLSPDNSTSLIFSGDYVSMLSSSTKQLSNQEIFYTNMITNPSRPVWYYVDLVGISIGSGEIIEGTEEPVFHISGESGGVFIDSGFTFTTLVPEAYKAVTKAFKEMVSGLSGWVPFRPVGGLSTCYNLSSVSRPIEFHSLNFHFRKAESPEEGRRNYDDDEHFKLELAFDNVMTMVNRQYTNLYCLALTETKSGISIIGMINQRNIRMDFGFQFNFSLLAGTGHG from the exons atgatgatgatttattgcTTTCCTTTAGTTTTGATCTCATTGACGATTATTGTGTCGCAGTGTAACGGCTTTGCACTGGAGTCATCATCAGAAAGCAAAAAGGTATTTACCTTCACTATAGAACCCATCAAAATGAAACCAAGTACCTTAGCCTACTTCCAAAAAAACCCAGAAATATACTATGGTCTGCTATGTGATAGAGATAATGCCCGTATGAATTACTTAGTAGGAGTCGGAACTTCGATGAACACATCACAGGGGGGAAACGACATTGTTTTTAAACCAGTATCACCTAAGACGGAACTTGGTTGGTCTTTCAGTGTGTTAGTACCTATAGGAAAACCTCTTCAAATACAACCATTATTGCTTGACACAGGGAGTGGCATGACCTGGTTTATGTGCCAGCCAGACTGTGTTCGTTGTCACCCAGTCCGTCAGGGCGATACAATATATCCCATATATGATCAGACCAAATCTGATACGGACCTTCGCGTAGATTGTGGAAATGAAGATTGTGAATCACGTTACAGCTCATGTGTTGACGATGACCATCTGTGGTGTAAGTTCAGAATAGATTATGCTGATAACGATTATGCAAAGGGAGATTTAATCTATGATATGTTAGTTCTCGGGGGTCGTGAAAATATGTATCCTATGGGCTGCTCGCGGGACACCACATATAATAATCCCTCTACTAGCGGAATTTTAGGTCTCGCGCAAGGTTCACTGTCACTAGCGGAGCGGATCATCCGCAACTATAAAGACTTAAGCGTCTTCTCATACTGCCTTTCACCAGATAACTCGACGTCTTTGATATTCAGCGGAGATTATGTTTCTATGCTCTCGTCATCAACAAAGCAGCTCTCTAATCAGGAAATTTTTTATACCAACATGATCACGAATCCTTCCCGGCCTGTTTGGTATTATGTCGATTTGGTTGGAATAAGCATCGGTTCAGGTGAAATCATAGAGGGAACAGAAGAGCCGGTATTTCATATTTCCGGGGAAAGTGGAGGAGTATTTATTGACAGCGGCTTCACGTTCACAACGTTGGTTCCCGAGGCTTACAAGGCAGTCACCAAGGCATTCAAGGAGATGGTCAGCGGTCTATCTGGTTGGGTTCCTTTTCGGCCAGTTGGTGGGTTATCAACATGTTATAATTTGAGCAGCGTATCACGTCCGATTGAATTTCACAGCCTCAACTTTCATTTTAGAAAAGCAGAGAGTCCGGAAGAAGGCCGAAGAAACTACGATGATGATGAGCATTTTAAGCTTGAGTTGGCGTTCGATAACGTTATGACTATGGTTAATCGTCAGTATACAAACCTTTATTGTTTGGCGTTAACCGAAACTAAGAGTGGCATCTCGATTATTGGAATGATAAATCAAAGAAATATCCGGATG GATTTTGGTTTTCAGTTTAACTTTAGTTTACTTGCAGGTACTGGTCATGGATAA
- the LOC113304147 gene encoding G2/mitotic-specific cyclin-2-like, producing the protein MGHGGSDGVHGYMYSLDAADNDLKIVFLYKNHGICDKNPSVVVHRPITRKIATQISNQNQPCQVETKKPVQISSSIMIEKVSNKVIIDVDKYRADSSFSDPMFVKHTEEILDEVEIFENIDLMEEEVEMEDIVEELILDIDSCDSKNTLAVLDYIDDIYAHYKKTENSSCVSPNYMVQQSDINEKMRVILVDWLIEVHYKFELMDETLFLMVNIIDRFLAHQTVERKKLQLVGITAMLLACKYEEVSVPVVDDLILISDKAYTRKQVLAMVNKSIVNTLQFNMSVPTSYVFMKRFLKAAQYDKKLEILSFFLIELSLVDHDMLRLPPSLLAAAAIYTAQFTLNMTRHWSKTTEWHSYYSEDQLHNLLTGVLKQTAGGIDNGSFCSPPGGGRDGSSGGHSGYDLGNRSSSKSSISESIDSSGKVGSSKSKFNFDTVEDLR; encoded by the exons ATGG GACATGGTGGAAGTGATGGCGTCCATGGATACATGTATTCCCTTGATGCTGCAGACAATGACTTG AAAATTGTTTTTTTGTATAAAAATCATGGGATCTGTGACAAAAATCCTTCCGTTGTTGTGCATAGACCAATTACAAGAAAGATTGCTACTCAAATTTCTAACCAAAACCAACCTTGTCAAGTG GAAACTAAGAAGCCAGTACAGATTTCATCATCGATTATGATTGAAAAAGTATCAAATAAGGTCATTATAGATGTAGATAAATATAGAGCAGATAGTTCCTTCTCCGATCCAATGTTTGTGAAGCACACTGAAGAAATTCTTGATGAAGTCGAAATCTTCGAGAATATTGATTTAATG GAAGAGGAAGTTGAGATGGAGGATATTGTTGAAGAACTCATTCTGGATATTGATAGTTGCGACTCAAAGAACACACTTGCAGTTTTAGATTATATCGATGATATATATGCTCACTACAAGAAAACTGAG AATTCTAGCTGTGTATCTCCCAACTATATGGTTCAGCAATCCGACATCAATGAGAAGATGAGGGTCATCCTAGTTGATTGGTTAATCGAG GTGCATTATAAATTTGAGCTCATGGATGAGACATTATTCCTTATGGTTAACATTATAGACAGATTCTTAGCCCACCAAACTGTGGAACGAAAGAAACTTCAGTTGGTCGGAATTACAGCCATGCTTTTAGCATGCAAGTATGAGGAAGTTTCAGTACCGGTTGTAGATGATCTTATTCTAATTTCTGACAAGGCTTATACAAGGAAGCAAGTTCTTGCTATGGTAAAT AAATCGATAGTAAATACATTGCAATTCAATATGTCAGTTCCAACTTCATATGTATTTATGAAAAGATTCCTTAAAGCGGCTCAGTATGATAAGAAG CTTGagattctctcttttttcttgatCGAGCTATCCTTGGTTGATCATGACATGCTTAGGTTACCACCATCTCTGTTAGCTGCTGCAGCCATCTACACTGCTCAGTTTACTCTTAACATGACTAGACATTGGAGTAAGACCACAGAGTGGCATTCATATTACTCAGAAGATCAATTACA CAACCTACTGACTGGGGTGTTGAAGCAGACGGCGGGGGGAATTGATAATGGGTCTTTCTGttctccgcctggtggtgggAGAGATGGTTCTAGTGGTGgtcattctggatatgatttgGGAAATAGGTCTTCGTCTAAAAGTTCTATATCAGAATCTATTGATTCTTCAGGGAAAGTAGGAAGTAGTAAATCCAAGTTTAACTTTGACACAGTTGAAGATTTGAGATAG